TGGGCTGGACCTCGATCTCCAGAAATTGCTGCAGGGTTTGATCAGGAAGCTGCTGCAGCAGTTGTGGCCAGGCTTGCTGTTCACAGAGCAGAGACATACCATGTTAGAGATGTAATACGATGGCTTGACAAGATGCTtattcgcttcactgctaagttcggaaactatgTCCCTGAAGATCCATCTACATTTCGCTTGTCCACTAATTTCTCCCTGTATCCGCAGTTCATGTACTACCTGCGAAGGTCACAGTTCATTGATGTTGGCAACAGCTCTCCTGATGaaactgctttcttccgattgatgTTGAATAGGGAGGGAGTTGTGGGATCCCTGATCATGATCCAGCCAACTTTATTCCAGTACTCATTTGATGGACCACCTATCCCTGTGCTGCTAGATGTCAGCTCCATCTCTCCTGATGTCATTTTGCTATTTGATTCGTACTTCTATATAGTGATTCATTATGGCTCGAAGATTGCTCAGTGGAGGAAACTTGGCTATCATAGAGACCCAAATCATGAAAACTTACGGAAGCTGCTTGAAGCACCAGAAGTTGATGCAGAGGCACTATTGGCAGACCGTTTTCCAGTGCCAAAACTCATAAAATGTGATCAGCATGGGAGCCAAGCCAGGTTTTTACTAGCCCGATTGAATCCATCTGTGACACAGAAATCACAGCTTTCTGAAGGATCTGAGGTCATATTCACCGACGATGTTTGTCTGCAAGTTTTTATTGAACACTTGCAGGAGTTGGCTGTTCAGGGTTAGCGACGCATGGACCTGCCCATGGTTCCGCTATCTCAGTTGGGCCCATCTCAGATCCTGAAGATACGGCTTTCTGATAGATGGAATGTCATATTCACGGGTGGTGTTTACTTGCAAGTTTTATTGAACACTTGCAGTAACTGGCTGTACAGGATGAAAGAGTCCATGTGGAATTAGTTACGTGTTATTTCTGGCCATATGTTATCTTGAAATATTGCCAGAGCTGCCTGGAGGAGTGAGATCTCCTTGATTTGTACATTTGCTTCAGCTCCAGTTTGATGTAAGCCAGTTACCTTTTAATTTTTTGTATAGACTGATGTTATTAATCTTTACCCCCGACGAGCGTTGAGATGCCTGTGGTTACATTTGATATGCAGTAAATCACTCTACCATTCTTGTTTTAGTTATGCAGTAGGACAGTGACACTATTTTAAGGAGTTAATGTCGAGATgcaactccctccgatccaaaataagtgtcgcagttttgaactagggttagttcaaccttagttcaaaactgcgacatgtattatggattggagggagtatttTATAGGCATAATACATCCTTTAAGCAGTTCATTTCTATTACGCAAACAGTGACATGTAGATGCCTCTGATCGTCTTCACATAACATCTGCATATTCCTTTTGACGATGTGATTGCACAGCTGTGTGATTCCAATGGTGTGTGACATCTTGCAGACCAACCATGATACATGCATCCTATATAAACATTTCCCTGCCATAAATGCATGATGAATAGACTATGTTTGATTAGCTTATGCAATGTACTTAGCCTTGTTATCACCACAACCCTGGCAGAGCAAGGAAGCTTCTTGCTATGATCGTACCCATCATTCCTCAAGACCCAACCTTCTCAATAACTCAATGACAGATAGGCTAGGTTATAGTAATGGATTTCCCATCACCAAGCACATGGCCTGTTCCCTTCCACTTGACCACACACAGATTACAAAAATAGTGTGCTTATAATTAACAAACAGGTTAACTTACAAGATACCATAATAATAATAGTCTCATTGATGCCCTTTACTTAACAATCACACATACTTAATTGACAACAGTAGAATAAAATCACCAAGTAGATTCTGGGACACATGGTAGGGAACATCACATAACACCAATCCAGCTACACACAGATAGATTATTGCTTCTGGTCCACCAACAAATTAAACATGGCAACTCTCCCTTCTTTTAATCCAGCTAATAATTGAAAACATTATATATCTAAGAAACCATAGCACACTGCAAGAACACCATCCTTATGGCATCATAGTCTTCCTCTTACTGCCCCATGTTTAGCTCTTGTTCTTGTACTTGTCCTTGGCCCTTGGTGCTGAAACAAAAAAGTCCCATGGGGGTTAGAATTAAGATATAACTCTTGAATTGTAAGAGAATTTTAGCTGAAGATACTGACCAAGACCGATGGCTTCGGACCCCTTCATGATCCTCAAGCGTTTGCATGAAGCAACAAACATCCTGCAGGGTAATTGATCATCAGCCGACGAAAGAAACTGAACCGTGGACCTCGCTTAATTGCATTCTAAGCACGGGGTCGTAAATACGGGAGTAGATAAGGGGGCGCAGGAGTGAAGTAACATACTCCCATGGGACGTCTCCAACAAGCATCCAGTCTCCATCCTTGTCTTCGTAAGTAGTAACAACATCTGAACCGTTCACTGCCTCAACCATCTTCCCCTCATTCCCTGGGAAAAAAAAGTAGTTGATGATTTTAATTCAAACTAAGCTCCATCCATACCAGTCGAGGCAAAATCATTAACATGAGTTGATAATATGCTCTTGCAGGTTCTGATGCCGACGGTGACGGATCTTACCAGTTGCGGTGAAGGTGCTGAACATCTTCTGCAGAGCAATGGAGAGGTCCTTGTAGGTGTTGTACATCTTGAGATCCACCTTGCGCAGGTAGGGCGCGCCGTCCATGCTCACCTTGACAAAGTTGGAGCCGTTGGCGCCAGCAGCGGCGCCAGCAGCAGGCTGCTGCTTCTCGgtctcctcctccttcttgatcttgacCGACTGGACGGTCATGGCGTTCCTGCGGTACGACCGGACTGGTGGCCAACCCACAGCCTGTGCCCTGGTCGACGCATGACATGCGAAATTAGCCACAAATTTACATTTACCACTTGCAAATCAGTTCGTTACATAATCTAGTTCCAAGTCCAACCCACTGGCGCTGTAAAAACAAATAAGATTCTCCATTGCAATTGTTGCTGGAGGTTCCATCCATCTCGATCACGCACGTTACTATATTCCTTCCGGCAGCCAGCTCCGTTTAACTAATCTATGTACGCCTGCGGCAAACTTTATGGTGGTAGCAGTACCACTATCATTATGGTGTATAATTGAAACGGCATCAGCTTTAGCCGAACGCCACATGAATCATGGCCAGCATGATTATCCACAGCCCCAATCATCTACTATCTTCTACAGACTAAACATTTTCTCCGTTTTCATCACAGAAAATGAAACGCTTTCCTTTTGCAGTGGAATCTGCCAAAAGATGGATGGAAAGTATAAACATCACCGGTTTTCCTCTCTGACATGTATGTACCGGCTGCCGCACAAAGCAGGCATCAAGTGCGCATATGTTTATGGTTTGGAAAGGCGTTAATAATTCGCGTCGGCGCTTTGGAGGCGACAAACAACACACAGCGGATGGTGTCGCCTTGCACGCTTTCTGCCATGGGATCTCCTTTGCGGATATTTTGCCCTACTTAAAGCGTTTGCCCATTTGCATGCCATGGTTTATTCAACGTCCTATAAATACATAACGAATCCAAACTCGAGAAAACCAGTTTATAACGGGAAAAAGGATTGAAGGCCTGCACATGCTGGAGCTCTACATATGTCTAATTATGTTTATGTGTGTACTTCTGGATCTTTTGCTGAACAACCAGAATGAAAAGAAGGAAAGGAGATAATTAATCAGGTTCCATGCATAGAATCTAGAAAAAACCTTGAGCACACATGTTCAAACTCTACATATGTCTAATTATGTCTGCACTTATGGATCTTTTGCTAAACAACCATAatggaaagaaaaggaaaggagATAATCAGGTTCCATTCCTAGAAGCTAGAAAAATCAGATTACTCGATCGATGCTATGTTAGTTAGGAAACAAAACCAACAACCTACCATAATGAGTTAAAAACTAACGAAATGATTATGTGTGATAAAGGAAGCATATGCAGGCATACTTGGGAGCAGGTGGCTTCTCGGGGTCGGCGGCCGCGGCCTCCGCGGGCCTCTTGGCCTTGTCGGCGGCCGGCTCCGGCTTGCCGGCGGAGTCTTCCTGCATGCCGCCGCCGGTGGGCAGCGTGAGCTTCAAGTCAATGGTGTCCTCATAGCCCCTCTTCCCGGCCTTGGCCGCCTCGGCGCCGCCCCCGGGCAGCCCgagcctgagctccgtcccgacgtcGACGTCGGCGCCAGCCATCGGCTCCGGTGGAGCAGCAGCTGGTCGGCTAGCTAGCCCGTGCTTGGGTCTCCCACCTTGGACACCTCCACGCGAGCTACTCGAGCAGCTGCTGATCTCtcgtcctctctttctctctccgtgTATGCAAGATGGCTTGTGATTAGgagatggtggtggtggaagagaGAGAGGAACCAAGAACTGGGTGGGGATGCGTATATATAGAgggaagagaaagagagaggagagagaggagggagatgaAGTGGTGAATGCTCTGCTGGTAGGGTGGTAGAGAGAGAGCTGTGGGGTTACTAGAACAACAGTTAGTTAGAGCATGAGTGAGGCTACTTGGAGGTTGGAGCCAATAATTTTTGTTTCCATGTTTCCCCGGCTTGGATTGTCTGCTCAACGACTGATGCAAGCATAGGTGCTGCCGTGTTGCCAGTTAGCACAGTGTGGAGGCCTACCAACTTGGGATCCAGTGGTATGAAATGTCAACAGGGTGAATGTTGTAGGCCAACAAACAAGTGGTTTGCTCTACTTGCTAGTATAATTAATTAGTGGGTCGAAATATAATTAGTCACCAGCTAAAATTCCCCAAGGGAGATGAGCTGCAGGGTGCTGGTGTCCAGCTATCCATTGTCACAGTGTTTAGCTCTTTGTGGCCTATGAGTTTTAGTCGATGCATTTAAGGATTACTTTTGGTCCAAGATCAATAGCAAAATTGCAtgagttcatgtctcatgattTGAAGGCTCAAATTAATATGAGTTTTCTTTTTCTTACGGAAACAACTCAGATTTATTATCAAAGTTCACGGAAGTACAAGGCACCTCAAATTAATATGAGTTGTTGCAGTTATCACATACGAAactgcttcatgcacgttcctgcTGCCCGATGCATGCACGACATCGATATCCAGCGGACAGTGCCCAATGTATGCACATATGTGTGGCCGGATTTTAAATATCCTCTATGAGTCGTTCATATTTTATCGTGTGTATAGCGCAGCTTTATCATATATATTGTTTCTTACTTTGTTTATTAAGGTACTACTATTTCTTGCTTTGCTTGAACTTGTTTCTTTAAGGTACTGTTTACTAAAATCGGGTGAAACCCTTTCATCTAATTTTTGTTGGTTGTGTGCTTGAACTTTTGTACTTTATTTATCTAGAGCATCAATGAGAGTGATACTAAAGTGATGGCAATTAGTAATTTTGCCAGGAAATAAGGAAAATTATAATTTTGTCTCACTACCTGGTATATAGAGACATCATTCCTTGATATTTACCCTATCCGTTTATATCTTTTATAAAGTTGTCGGTCGGCTGCAATACGGTTCGTAGATTATTTCTGTGAAAGAAAAAATTGCTGAAAGGAAATGAAGAAATTATAAGTGTGTGTTACTATCTGATAGATAGATGATGAATCAAGTGGAACACATGAATTTATTTCTCAAAAAGACAACCAACATGTTTAGGCAAAGGCCAGGTAACCAAAACAGCGGTCAAGAAGAAAAGAGATTGGGCACCATCTACAATTCACTCAACTTTCAAATCCTTGAGCTTTACCATGAAGGTCATCAACAAAGGAATTAGTTTGAGAACCCTAAAATTATTCTATTTATTAATCCATGTAGCAATGATGATAACGGTTGGATACATGGCTTTTTTCAGCATGCTTCTCGAGGCGGTAACACGCACCCATAACTTTTCACAACTAACTCTGCGCTAGACAACGCACACGGGCCATTTTAGGCATAACATGGCCGCAGCCGAAACATGTGTGAAGTATGTGTGCTACCACGTCTACTTTGTGCGAGCGGCGACGCATATGAACCAATGCttgtcttagagcatctacagccggagttGGCAAATCTAGCCCCTCAAATGCCCGCGGACGCGCCCGGCGGGCACTGACCGAGCAACCCTCATATTTGTCACTCTACATCCGCGTATCGCATATCTGGCGCCTTATATCCATAATACACATGCACACGTTGATCTACCCTACATGATCAAACGACGGACAACAAAAATCGGCTGTAAAGGGACACAAGATCGGTTGCAAACGGACATTAACATACTTCACAACATCCAAAAGATCATAGTTCGGCCCCGACAAGTTCATAAACTTCTGCAACTGAAAATGATATAGACATTAAGGAGGAGGGGGGCAGAATCACCACTTCCTCGTCGGGCCTTTGCCCTTCCGGTCGTCGGCGCAGCTGTAGGCGTCCGCGGCTGGTGGAGGGTCTTGGTCGTCGGACGAGGAGGTGCACTTGTCGCCGTCGGCGGAGTCGGAGTCGGAGAAAACGATGAGCCCCTTCATCCGACGGACCACCCTGTCCTGCTCCCGCTTCAACCTTGTCACCCGAGCCTTCTCCGCTGCTGTCTTCTTCGCCTCGCGCTCCGACTGCTCAATAGCAAGGCGGAGCGCCTTGGCGTTCTTCCGTCGGAGGGCCATCTCCTCCTCGTAGTCGAGCTTCGAGCCGGAGTCGCTGCTGGACCTGCTCATCGTGGTGGATGGGATCGGAACCGGAGAGGGAGAGGAGTGGacggagcgagcgagcgagagNNNNNNNNNNNNNNNNNNNNNNNNNNNNNNNNNNNNNNNNNNNNNNNNNNNNNNNNNNNNNNNNNNNNNNNNNNNNNNNNNNNNNNNNNNNNNNNNNNNNNNNNNNNNNNNNNNNNNNNNNNNNNNNNNNNNNNNNNNNNNNNNNNNNNNNNNNNNNNNNNNNNNNNNNNNNNNNNNNNNNNNNNNNNNNNNNNNNNNNNNNNNNNNNNNNNNNNNNNNNNNNNNNNNNNNNNNNNNNNNNNNNNNNNNNNNNNNNNNNNNNNNNNNNNNNNNNNNNNNNNNNNNNNNNNNNNNNNNNNNNNNNNNNNNNNNNNNNNNNNNNNNNNNNNNNNNNNNNNNNNNNNNNNNNNNNNNNNNNNNNNNNNNNNNNNNNNNNNNNNNNNNNNNNNNNNNNNNNNNNNNNNNNNNNNNNNNNNNNNNNNNNNNNNNNNNNNNNNNNNNNNNNNNNNNNNNNNNNNNNNNNNNNNNNNGATGGGCCGGACCTATCAGGCGGACGCCGCCCCATATTCGCCCTATATTTGGTCtgaatatgaggggtgccggtcagtccGGGCGTTTGTCCGCGGTTTGAGAGGTCCGGTTGGGTCGATTTTTGCTGACCGGTTAGTGACCGGACGGCCTGCCCAGGCGTTTGAGACGGTATGAGAGGCCCGACTGTTGATGCTCTTAGTTATGTGTGTTAGCGGGCGAGTCTTGATGAGTTTTCATCTTCTCACCCATAGACAAGTGTTTGTGAGTGGTGATCTTCTAAACTAAATTCTGGCTAATTGAAGCGGCTGAACAAGCGTAGAACGCAGGCGTAGCTTTTGTGGCCCGTGATGAGCAATGAAGTGAAGCAGAAAGGTACTAGCGGGTACTGGGTACGCGTGCAGGGTTGGCGGGACGCAGACGATCCACGGCCAGCCCGTCCGCCGCGCCGGTGCCGGTGCACGGAAGCGGAGCGAAGCCATACGGGGGCCAGGCCGGGAGCCGAAACGTGGCGCCGGGATGAGCTGGCCCAGCGCCGGTTTTGCCGGTGCGTGCCGGTTGGTCGTGACGCGCCCACTGGCGTCACCCTTCTTCTCCCCGGAGCCCCAGCTATTTTTCACCGCGGGCCCGGCGGGCCGTGATGCGCGTTGCGGCCCCGGCCCCTCCTCGTTCCCGATCCCCGGCTGGCCCGGGCCCACGTCGCGGCAGCAACAGGATATATCGCCTTCTCCTGTTCCGTCCGGACCCCACGTCACAGGCAACGAACTGGCCGTACTAAAAAAAAGGGCAACGAACTGGCCGAGCTGCACACGGAAATTTCTCGGACTTCGTTCGTGCTGATTTTTGTGTCCGGGGGCGGCGGTGAAAACCGGGCCGAGTTGAAAAAACGGAAAGGAAAAAAGCTCGGCGATCCGCGACTTTGGGCGAGCGTGGAGCGGCTTTTGGAATCCCTGGGGCGGCGGGGCCCGCGTGCCGGGCGTGGTGGGGGCAGGTCAACTCAGGTGTCGGCCCCACGGCCCCGCGCGCATGTGGGGGCACGCGATGCGGCCGAGCACTGTGAACGGATTCCCAGCGCCACGCGACCACACCTTTTTCTGTATACTACTGGTAATAATAATCCCGGATGATTAGATAAGATTAGATTTAGTGCTAATAAGCTAAGCCGAATTTGGGCTTAGCCGCATGACAGCGCATGATTTCTTGGCCACCAATCATTCCCCGGCCACCAATTGAGTTTCACTGGTGGCGGCAGCTGAATTAGTTAATTacttgtatgcttatgtatgtatcGTCGCTGCACAAGGGGCCGGGAATTAAGGCACTGCGCAACGGAACAGAGCCAGACAGCTAGGTAATTACCCAAACGGGCATGCACCTGGCCTGGATCTAGTTACGTTTAGGAAACTCGGCGGAGAATCTAAGCAGATGGTGCACATCAAGGCCGAGTAGACGCACTTACTTTGCAAGTGAACAAGGTTCTTCCAGCCTAGAAATACTCCTGATTCAAACAGAGTCCGGGGCCCCGATCGTAGCAGCAGCTAGCCATCTAGTGGCCCCGTGCGTGCACAGAGAAGTAGATCAAAATGTGCAACATACTTTGGATTGTTGGATGTGTAAATACTTTGGAGTATGTAGCTATGTTAGCCGTGATGTCGTACATACATACGGCGGCAATAGAGTGGTGGGGCAATGGAGTAGAGGAGAGAAATGCATGCTGGACCGATCGATGGTACCAGCAGAGAGCAGGCCCTTGTGAACGAGGTTTGTACACGAGTCAGGTATAGGTACCGGTAGTAGGAGGAGTATAAAATAGACGAGGTGGGGTAACCGACGATGGGCATTGGTACGTACAGTACAGTACGCGTATATGCATGGTACGTTGGTACCCGCGGACGGACGGCTGGCCGGGTATAACGGCGAGGATGCATGTGGGGTGGGTGCGGGTGTGTCGCCGGCGCGCTGAACCCATGCCCATGTGCCCCGGGCCGGTGCACCCCACCGCCCGGCCCTCCCACGAACTCTCCTCATGCCTGCCCGTGCATATGCGGATGTGTATGTACGCACACACCTCTCCGTTCCGTCGGGTCCTATGCGCTGCGCCCCTAGACGCCTAAATGTTCACCGATCCCGACGCATCGACTTTCGCTCGAACTGTCTGTCTGTACGTAGCTAGGGCTCTGAGCTCACCTGGTCGACGAGCTCATCTGACTCACTGGCTATTACCCATGGCATATATCGATCTCCCCCTTTTGAGTGCTTCCTTCTGTTACTAGCCTTTTTGAGTAATAAGGTTGTGTATGGACCCAGTTAATGGAGTTCTTTAATTACACACGGCTTCATTCTCATGCCCTCTCACCAAGAATGAGAAGCGTGACCAGAAATCAGTTTGGTTTTATGCCTGAAAGGTCGACCATGAAAGTTATTTTCTTAGTACAACaatttatggagagatatagggagaaaaagaagaacaagCATACGATGTTCATTTACTCGGAGAACGTTCACGATAAGATACCACGCAATGTTATGTGGCGGGCCTTAACACAAACTGCCAATAAGGTACATTACTTTTATTAAGGACATGTATAGTAATGTTGTAATGGCTGTTCGAACAAACGATGACGACACTGATGACTTATAAATAGGACTATATATACCAAGGGTCAGTTTTGAGTCTtaccttttttttctttggtgATGAATGAGGTTACAAGGGATATATATTTTTGCTTTGGTGATGAGTAAGGTCACAAAGGGATATATGGTGTATGCACTTTACAGATGGTGTGGTGCTAGTCAATGATAGTCAGGCGGGAGTTTAGCAAGTTAGACCTCGTAGATGGATTTTGGAGTCAGAAGGTTTTATACTTTTTAGAACTATAAAATTGAGTATATTAGGTGCGGTTTCAGTCCTACTAGGTACGAGGGAGtgtatgaggaggaggaggagtagaagGTTAACCTTGACGAACAAGTGATACCTTAGAATGACACCTTTCGATATTCTAGGTCAATGATGCAGAACGATGGTTATAAATTGATGAAGATCTGAGTCATTGAATCAAAGCCGGATCAATGAAATGGAGCCAAGCTTCTGCCGTCCTCGGTGACAAGAGGGTACCATAAAAGTTAGGTAGATAGGACGTTGACTCAATCAACCTGTGTAATCATGATGTTGAGCAAGTAAAAGGTGACATGTCCAACTGTAAGTGTAGTAGAGATAATATGGGTTTCATTTCTCTCACTCACTCCAATTTGTTTGTGATTGGAACCCAAGCTCCATTCTGAACATCCAGTTCTCCTACTACCTACTTGGCTCTTCTAGCTAAGAGGCGGTGCTCCTTTCAACTACTTGATTTTTCTTGCCACAAGTTGCAAATTGCATTTTGCGGGCATATAACCAAACTACTCATTTGATCCATTATTAAAGTGCATGTGTGAACTTTGAGGGGCGAGAATAGATTGGGAAGCACACCAAGGGGCAGGGAGCACCACTTGTGATCAATCATCAGCATGATTGGCATCCCCTCCTTCGCAAGCAAGCGAGCAACGGTGTGATTGGGATTAGAACCGACGGTACACATGCAAGCAAGTCAGCCACTGCTTGATTGGGATTAGAGATAGAAGCGGTACTACTCTCGAGCTAACCCCCCGACGGAATATACAACGCACCTCCCTCCCCGTCCCTGTCTAGAAATATGCTCCGCCGCATGTGCCCGATCGATTCCTGCTGCCCGACGATGGAATCGAGCGAGGCTTGGTTCCACGTCAGGCTGCAAGTGGGACGTTCCGCGGGAGCCCGCGAACACGCCCACATCTGCCGCGTAGTATTAGTGGGAAGCCCGCATATGTCCACATAATTTTTCGCGGGATAAGTGGGCTCCCACATCCCACGTAATCCTTATGTAAATCACAGGCTCAAGATTATATTTTCTGTTTTGCAATGGACATGGAAGAAGCAGAGAAGTTCAGGCTTCATTATCAGGTGAAAAATCTTCGGAGTTGACACTGCAAATTACATTTTTTTGTAGTAGTTTTGTTTGTCTGGGAGTGGCAATCCTCTGCCTCTACGAAGTCGCAGCTCAGTGCTTCGGCGGGTGTCCCTTCAGTAGAAGAATCACATCGAAAATGATATTAGAAGTGCCACTGTTATAAGCTCAAAATAAGAGGTCAGCAGAGTGCAATCTGCTTGTTTGCAGCTGCTGTTCCTTGAAGCAGCGAAGCTTCTTCATGACGTTCTTCAGAGAAGAAGAAATCAAGGAGGATTAGATGAGGAGGGAAGATACCACAACCGCTGACTCGCATTATCAGGCCGCAGATGATATGTGATTCAACAAGGTGGAATGAATCGGCTCTGCTCTGAACAATTTAGAGTAAATTAGCTGAAGATGTAGTAGTTGATAGcaaataaatcacatatgtgagagGGGAAGAAGACTGAACTATATCTGTACTTGGCGAAGGTTGACAACGACATTACGGCGTCCATGGCTGAGTTGGACAGCTGCG
Above is a window of Triticum dicoccoides isolate Atlit2015 ecotype Zavitan chromosome 5B, WEW_v2.0, whole genome shotgun sequence DNA encoding:
- the LOC119311770 gene encoding auxin-responsive protein IAA13-like, with amino-acid sequence MAGADVDVGTELRLGLPGGGAEAAKAGKRGYEDTIDLKLTLPTGGGMQEDSAGKPEPAADKAKRPAEAAAADPEKPPAPKAQAVGWPPVRSYRRNAMTVQSVKIKKEEETEKQQPAAGAAAGANGSNFVKVSMDGAPYLRKVDLKMYNTYKDLSIALQKMFSTFTATGNEGKMVEAVNGSDVVTTYEDKDGDWMLVGDVPWEMFVASCKRLRIMKGSEAIGLAPRAKDKYKNKS